ACGCGGTTTGCAAGGGCTGCCCGCGGGCTGCAGGGCtgagcgggggcggggagggagcctGAGGAGCGACGGGAGGTCGGATGGGAATCGATGGGAtgggaggaggcgggggaggcggggggaggcggggggaggagggggcgggggcggggtgaaGCCGGGGGAGCTCGGCCCGGGTGGACAGGACGATTCCAGAACGCGGTTTGCCGAGCTCCGCCGCTTGCATTTCGTATGCAAATGAGGAGGGCACCTCGCGGGCGGCGCGGGTCggaggcgcgggcggcgggggttCGGCACCCGGGGCGGGCGAGTGGCGCGGCCGCCGCAGCATCCCCCGGGCCGTCCGCGCCCCGGAGCGTGGAGGCCGCTGCCCCGCTGGCCCGCAGGCCCCGTGGGAGGAGTCGGTGCCGCCCCTCCACCGTCGCGGCCCGGACCCCGGCCCCGGCCACCTCTCCTCAGCCCCTGGAGACagaggtcccccccccccgcccccgaggaaGTGAAAAGCATGAACTTTTGGAGGTGCTGCCTTTTCGCTCTCGCCCTGCTCAGCGCGCTCATCCTGCTGATGGTCTATCACAGCCAGTTGCACCTGCCGCGGAGCTTGGGGAAGCCGAGTGGCCCCGGCCCGAGGCACGTGAGGCTGCGCGCCTGCGAGGTCGCCCTCGAAGGGAAGGCGGCTTTCCTGTGGGCCAACACCTTGCCGTCGCCCGTGGGCAGCGTCCCCTGTAAGGACTACCTGCTCCAGAGCCACTACATCACCAGCCCCCTGTCGGAGGAGGAGGTGGCTTTCCCTTTGGCTTATGTCATGGTCATCCACAAGAACTTCGAGACCTTCGAAAGGCTCTTCAGGGCCGTCTACATGCCCCAGAATGTCTACTGCGTGCACGTGGATGAGAAAGCCGCGGCCAAGTTTAAGGAATCTGTGCGGCAGCTGCTGAGCTGCTTCCCCAACGCCTTCCTGGCCTCGAGGATGGAGCCCGTGGTCTACGGGGGCATCTCCAGGCTCCAGGCCGACCTGAACTGCCTCAAGGACCTCGcggcctcccaggtgccctggaagtaCGCCATCAACACGTGTGGCCAGGATTTCCCCCTGAAGACCAACAAGGAGATCGTCCGGCATCTGAAGGgttttaaagggaaaaacatCACCCCCGGGGTGCTGCCCCCCAGTCACGCCGTCAAGCGGACGAAATTCGTGCACCGGGAGCACATAGGCAAGGATGGCTCTTTTGTGAAAAACACCAATGTTTTGAAGACCTCGCCTCCACATCAGATGACCATCTACTTTGGCACTGCCTACGTGGCCCTCACCAGAGAGTTTGTCGACTTTATCTTTCATGACAAGAGGGCCATTGATCTACTCCACTGGTCCAAAGATACCTACAGCCCCGATGAACATTTCTGGGTGACACTTAACAGGATTCCAGGTATGTGCCAATTTCCGTTGCCGGTTTTCTTATTCACAGATTGGGCGCACTGGCATTCAGCTCTTCCAGAGAGAACAGACTCATCTGAAGTTATTTGATGGAAAAATTGTAATGCTTAGAAAACTGTTAGTCTAAGTTGCTACTTagtgacagtttttttttttttaagattttatttattcatcagagacacagagagtgagagagagaggcagagacacaggcagagggagaagcaggctccacgcagggagcccgatgtgggactcgatcccgggactccgggatcatgccctgggctgaaggcaggtgctcaaccgctgagccacccagggatcccatttagTGACAGTTTAATGCCAACTGTGTTGTCTTGCAACTATGTTCAGTATAGCGATGGAAGAAGTATGCAGAGCTACAGGAGCTCTGGCAAAGCTGTCTCTGATCATGTATCGTGTAGCTcactctttttgtctttttaaagttttttttttaagattttatgtatttattcatgagagacagagagagagagagagagagagatgcagagacataggcagagggagaaacgggctccctgcagggagtctgatatggactcgatcccaggacccccgggccaaaggcagatgctcaacccctgagccaccccaggcctccctgtttgtctttttttttaactgaggtataattgacatacaccAGCTCAGTCTTGTGAACAAATGCTTTTCACAGCCCTTGATAAGCACGGCTACAACAtgatgaaattgatttttaataagcCTTCTAGAATTTATGGGTCGAAATAGGTAGTGTTTCTTTCAGAGCACATTGACGCAGTATCACATTAATCCTCAAAGTCATTGCTCAAAGTTGGTGGG
The Canis lupus dingo isolate Sandy chromosome 35, ASM325472v2, whole genome shotgun sequence genome window above contains:
- the GCNT2 gene encoding N-acetyllactosaminide beta-1,6-N-acetylglucosaminyl-transferase isoform X1, which encodes MNFWRCCLFALALLSALILLMVYHSQLHLPRSLGKPSGPGPRHVRLRACEVALEGKAAFLWANTLPSPVGSVPCKDYLLQSHYITSPLSEEEVAFPLAYVMVIHKNFETFERLFRAVYMPQNVYCVHVDEKAAAKFKESVRQLLSCFPNAFLASRMEPVVYGGISRLQADLNCLKDLAASQVPWKYAINTCGQDFPLKTNKEIVRHLKGFKGKNITPGVLPPSHAVKRTKFVHREHIGKDGSFVKNTNVLKTSPPHQMTIYFGTAYVALTREFVDFIFHDKRAIDLLHWSKDTYSPDEHFWVTLNRIPGVPGSMPNASWTGNLRAIKWIDMEDKHGGCHGRYVRGICIYGNGDLKWLIDSPSLFANKFELTTYPLTVECLELRLRERTLNQSETVIQPSWYF